The following coding sequences are from one Triticum dicoccoides isolate Atlit2015 ecotype Zavitan chromosome 4A, WEW_v2.0, whole genome shotgun sequence window:
- the LOC119285053 gene encoding transcription factor MYB77-like, translating to MMPTSFFQGNDAGACDGDGSPHGVKKMWTKEEDDLLREQVRRCGGPHNWDSICRGLPGRNSKSCRLRWCQHLDPRVEAVKPFTVEEDMLIVKYQAAYGNRWSTIAEFLSGRTDNAVKNRWNSVLRKRQEHAPSQQGQTRPWAPSAARQAAGPEVTPRCLPLFPDSAEEVPEADTSAAARKCLDLFPLAPGDIRANAAAVAPPGDMTCGAGDPLTELRLWPAPRVVFDVMPLQAYRM from the coding sequence ATGATGCCGACGTCGTTCTTCCAGGGCAACGACGCCGGCGCCTGCGACGGCGACGGCTCGCCGCACGGGGTCAAGAAGATGTGGACCAAGGAGGAGGACGACCtgctgcgggagcaggtgcggcgcTGTGGCGGCCCGCACAACTGGGACTCCATCtgccgaggcctgcccggccgcaACTCCAAGTCGTGCCGCCTCCGCTGGTGCCAGCACCTCGACCCCAGGGTGGAGGCCGTCAAGCCCTTCACCGTCGAGGAGGACATGCTCATCGTCAAGTACCAGGCCGCCTACGGCAACCGCTGGTCCACCATCGCCGAGTTCCTCTCCGGCCGCACCGACAACGCCGTCAAGAACCGCTGGAACTCCGTCCTCCGCAAGCGCCAGGAGCACGCCCCCTCCCAGCAGGGCCAGACGCGCCCGTGGGCTCCTTCCGCCGCCCGGCAGGCCGCGGGCCCCGAGGTCACGCCGCGGTGCCTGCCGCTGTTCCCTGATTCGGCCGAGGAGGTGCCGGAGGCTGACACATCtgcggcggcgaggaagtgcctcgACCTGTTCCCTCTGGCGCCCGGGGATATCAGGGCCAACGCGGCTGCTGTGGCGCCGCCCGGTGACATGACTTGCGGAGCAGGCGACCCGCTCACCGAGCTGAGGCTCTGGCCGGCGCCGAGGGTGGTGTTCGACGTAATGCCGCTCCAGGCCTACCGGATGTAG